A genome region from Streptomyces antimycoticus includes the following:
- a CDS encoding LysR substrate-binding domain-containing protein, which translates to MRRCRSRALRAIGRSGPRASRRHRPLRAPAAFRPADRTKVLRDGTADVALLCTGSDDLTELRTTEIMEENPLALLPREHPLAGRAAVTAAELRQDPAYQEQCPPMGLDEILDRVTVGRLITVVGSAVGERLTREVCAVPVTDLPATTLALGWLEHTARPEITAFVRAAQRIAVDHARFPVQAA; encoded by the coding sequence GTGAGACGGTGCCGATCACGCGCGCTCCGCGCGATCGGGCGATCTGGACCGCGAGCGAGCCGACGCCACCGGCCGCTCCGAGCACCAGCAGCGTTTCGCCCTGCCGACCGCACCAAGGTCCTGCGCGACGGCACGGCCGATGTCGCTCTGCTGTGCACCGGCAGCGACGATCTCACGGAGCTGCGGACCACCGAGATCATGGAGGAGAATCCCCTCGCGCTGCTGCCGCGCGAACACCCCCTGGCGGGCCGTGCGGCGGTGACCGCCGCCGAGCTCCGCCAGGACCCGGCCTACCAGGAGCAGTGCCCGCCGATGGGGCTGGACGAGATTCTCGACCGGGTGACGGTGGGACGTCTCATCACCGTCGTGGGATCTGCCGTCGGCGAGCGCCTGACGCGTGAGGTGTGCGCGGTCCCCGTGACGGACCTGCCTGCCACGACACTGGCCCTGGGCTGGCTGGAGCACACGGCCCGGCCGGAGATCACCGCCTTCGTCCGGGCCGCGCAGCGCATCGCGGTGGACCATGCGCGGTTCCCCGTCCAGGCAGCCTGA
- a CDS encoding phosphotransferase family protein, translating to MGSLLAFGDELRAELGSPRSSRRLGSSPRSRVWRVELPGTSAVVKQIVDGPDADERYAREVAALRLAARAETPIVPALLATDAGERVLVLEHLDHQRPADDWIVGYAAALARLHATARPEDAGILPRWQGPNRADIDSFLGLAVALQVPVAPGVSDELDDLVHRLDQAPGHALLHGDPCPGNDLHTATGIRFIDFEQASLGSGLMELAYLRIGFPTCWCVTSAAEPLLERAEHAYRTEWRAATGAEARDGLADACAGWLLRGDALVERAHREGDDHLARIPQRDWKWGTATARQRLVHRLGVVSELTADHTSLSGVSRLTSDLRHRMLTRWPTLQPVPTKRP from the coding sequence ATGGGGTCACTACTGGCGTTCGGGGACGAGTTACGGGCCGAGCTGGGATCACCCAGGAGCTCTCGCAGGCTGGGCAGCAGCCCGCGCTCGCGCGTGTGGCGCGTCGAGTTGCCAGGGACATCGGCGGTGGTGAAGCAGATCGTCGACGGCCCCGATGCCGACGAGCGATACGCCCGCGAGGTGGCCGCCCTGCGGCTCGCCGCCCGAGCCGAAACGCCTATCGTGCCCGCGCTCCTTGCCACCGATGCCGGCGAGCGGGTGCTGGTGCTGGAGCATCTGGATCACCAACGCCCGGCCGACGACTGGATCGTCGGCTACGCGGCCGCTCTGGCACGGCTGCATGCCACCGCCCGTCCGGAGGACGCCGGGATACTTCCGCGCTGGCAGGGCCCGAACCGGGCCGATATCGACTCCTTCCTCGGGCTGGCAGTGGCGCTGCAGGTTCCTGTGGCGCCCGGTGTTTCCGATGAACTCGATGACCTCGTGCACCGACTCGACCAGGCGCCCGGCCATGCCCTGCTTCACGGGGATCCCTGTCCCGGGAATGACCTCCACACCGCCACGGGGATCAGATTCATCGACTTCGAGCAGGCGTCACTTGGCAGCGGGCTGATGGAGCTGGCCTATCTGCGGATCGGCTTCCCGACCTGCTGGTGTGTCACTTCGGCCGCCGAGCCGCTGCTGGAACGGGCGGAGCACGCCTACCGCACGGAGTGGCGCGCCGCGACCGGTGCCGAGGCCCGGGACGGCCTGGCCGACGCGTGCGCAGGCTGGCTGCTCCGCGGCGACGCTCTGGTCGAGCGGGCACACCGCGAAGGCGATGACCACCTGGCCCGGATTCCGCAGCGGGACTGGAAGTGGGGCACGGCGACAGCCCGGCAACGGCTCGTCCACCGACTCGGTGTCGTCAGCGAGTTGACCGCCGACCACACCTCTCTCAGCGGCGTCAGCCGCCTCACCAGCGACCTGCGCCACCGCATGCTCACGCGCTGGCCGACACTCCAGCCGGTCCCGACAAAGCGACCGTAG
- a CDS encoding TerC family protein: protein MLDVPMWLWAAFAVTVIVSLTVDLLAHREAHIIGFKEAAAWSGVWVGLALIFGAVIFLVLGMTPGVEYTTAWLLEKSLSVDNLFVFALIFAYFKVPRAYQHRVLFFGVVGALVFRGIFLAAGVAVVSRFTAVLFVFAAILFYSTYKILHEEDESFDPGKSIAVRLLRKVMPVRDEYAGMKFFVIEAGKRVATPLLAVVAAIEAADLVFAVDSVPAVLAVSDDAFIVYTSNAFAILGLRALYFLLAGLLDRFHYLSKGLALILSFIGVKLILQASHKLVSNSIPEIPSPVSLAVIVTVLAASVALSVRHPRPTAQEGAAPAGREESDVAYDPTGARPPAREARKTDDPSRDS from the coding sequence GTGCTCGATGTGCCGATGTGGCTGTGGGCGGCGTTCGCCGTCACCGTGATCGTGTCGCTGACGGTGGACCTGCTGGCGCACCGGGAGGCGCACATCATCGGGTTCAAGGAAGCCGCCGCCTGGAGCGGGGTGTGGGTCGGTCTCGCCCTGATCTTCGGGGCGGTCATCTTCCTGGTTCTGGGCATGACGCCGGGGGTGGAGTACACCACCGCGTGGCTGCTGGAGAAGAGCCTGTCAGTCGACAACCTGTTCGTCTTCGCGCTGATCTTCGCCTACTTCAAGGTGCCGCGCGCCTACCAGCACCGCGTCCTGTTCTTCGGCGTCGTGGGCGCGCTGGTGTTCCGCGGCATCTTCCTGGCCGCCGGAGTTGCCGTGGTCAGCAGGTTCACCGCGGTGCTGTTCGTCTTCGCGGCCATCCTCTTCTACAGCACCTACAAGATCCTCCATGAGGAGGACGAGAGCTTCGACCCGGGCAAAAGCATCGCCGTGCGGCTGCTGCGCAAGGTCATGCCCGTTCGGGATGAGTACGCCGGGATGAAGTTCTTCGTCATAGAGGCCGGCAAACGCGTCGCCACCCCGCTGCTCGCGGTCGTCGCCGCGATCGAGGCGGCCGACCTGGTCTTCGCCGTGGACAGCGTGCCCGCCGTTCTCGCGGTCAGCGACGACGCCTTCATCGTCTACACCAGCAACGCCTTCGCCATCCTCGGCCTGCGCGCCCTGTACTTCCTGCTCGCCGGGCTGCTGGACCGGTTCCACTACCTCAGCAAGGGCCTTGCGCTGATCCTCTCCTTCATCGGCGTGAAGCTGATCCTTCAGGCGTCCCACAAGCTGGTCAGCAACAGCATCCCGGAGATTCCGTCACCGGTCAGCCTGGCGGTCATCGTCACGGTCCTGGCAGCGTCCGTCGCACTGAGCGTTCGGCACCCCCGCCCGACCGCCCAGGAAGGGGCCGCTCCGGCCGGGCGGGAGGAGAGCGACGTTGCCTACGACCCGACTGGTGCCCGCCCCCCAGCGCGGGAGGCCCGGAAGACGGACGACCCATCGCGGGACAGCTGA
- a CDS encoding winged helix-turn-helix transcriptional regulator, translating to MEWLEASTENCPVQLTLDLVGEKWTLLILRDASNGIRRFDEFRRHIGLSEAVLSDRLRKLTAAGILKTVQYQEPGSRSRNEYRLTRKGWDLWPVLVALKQWGEAYTGDNEEGPVLDLRHDTCEAPVRVMVQCERGHTSLSPSDVSARPGPAARFRS from the coding sequence ATGGAGTGGCTTGAGGCGAGCACGGAGAACTGCCCGGTCCAGCTCACGCTTGATCTGGTCGGGGAGAAGTGGACGTTGCTCATCCTGCGCGACGCAAGTAACGGCATCCGCCGCTTCGACGAGTTCCGCCGCCACATCGGCCTGTCGGAGGCGGTCCTCAGCGATCGCCTCAGAAAGCTGACCGCGGCCGGCATCCTGAAGACCGTCCAGTATCAGGAACCCGGCAGCCGCTCGCGCAACGAATACCGCCTGACCCGCAAGGGCTGGGACCTCTGGCCCGTCCTGGTGGCGCTGAAGCAGTGGGGCGAAGCGTACACGGGAGACAACGAGGAGGGGCCGGTCCTCGATCTCCGGCACGACACGTGCGAAGCGCCGGTGCGGGTGATGGTCCAGTGCGAGCGGGGGCATACCTCCCTGTCCCCCTCCGACGTCAGCGCCAGGCCCGGCCCGGCAGCCCGGTTCCGGTCCTGA
- a CDS encoding PaaI family thioesterase: MGRTRTYEWEDPALTAAAVGQTSGLDFLRELQAGRLPGAPVGATVGFLLDEVEKGRVVFSLVPGEEHYNPIGSVHGGIYATLLDSAAGCAVQSTLPPAMAYTSLDLTVKFLRRITVETGTVRAIGTVVSSGRQTALAQAQLVDATDRVLAHATSTCMLFPLSAA; encoded by the coding sequence GTGGGACGAACGCGCACGTACGAGTGGGAGGACCCGGCGCTCACGGCAGCGGCCGTGGGGCAGACTTCCGGTCTGGATTTCCTGCGTGAGTTGCAGGCAGGCCGGCTTCCCGGGGCGCCTGTGGGCGCGACCGTGGGCTTCTTGCTCGACGAGGTGGAGAAGGGCCGTGTGGTGTTCTCGCTGGTGCCGGGGGAGGAGCACTACAACCCCATCGGCAGCGTGCACGGCGGCATCTATGCCACGCTGCTCGACTCGGCCGCCGGCTGCGCCGTCCAGTCGACGCTTCCACCGGCCATGGCCTACACCTCACTTGACCTGACCGTGAAGTTCCTGCGCCGGATCACCGTGGAGACAGGCACGGTCCGCGCGATCGGCACGGTGGTCAGCAGCGGCCGCCAAACCGCTCTTGCCCAGGCCCAGTTGGTCGACGCGACGGACCGTGTACTCGCCCACGCCACCAGCACCTGCATGTTGTTCCCGCTGTCGGCGGCGTGA
- a CDS encoding zinc-binding dehydrogenase, which translates to MKAFRYVAKGAPLQGAELADPVAGPGWVVVDVEAAGLCHSDVHVIDGMIEPIVRPPFTLGHEVAGTVAALGEGVEGYAIGDRVAVAIIAHPEVKASYAPGIGLDGGYAERLVAHASTLVPLPDNVSTVHAAVATDSVVTAYHAVRTEAQAKPGDVIAVVGLGGLGLNGVRTGVIAGATVYGVDINPDTFEAARAAGARECFTDVTALADLRPDAIIDFAGVGSTTSDAIDAVRRLGRVVVVGLGTKTTTFSNGSLIRKSVELRGSYGASKDEYRQVLGFIAEGRITPIVEEIPFADLNEGLDRLRHGKARAAWSPARGPDPSWHHAVSGASPSERTASVVKEVRDPRPFPWPGRVHSSVTIANEVVTIRTPMAADITACVVRP; encoded by the coding sequence ATGAAGGCCTTCCGGTACGTGGCGAAGGGCGCCCCGCTGCAGGGTGCCGAACTGGCGGACCCGGTGGCCGGCCCGGGCTGGGTCGTGGTGGACGTCGAGGCCGCCGGACTGTGCCACTCCGACGTCCATGTGATCGACGGCATGATCGAGCCCATCGTCCGACCGCCCTTCACGCTCGGCCACGAGGTCGCGGGCACTGTCGCCGCCCTCGGCGAGGGGGTGGAGGGCTATGCGATAGGCGACCGCGTGGCCGTCGCGATCATCGCGCACCCGGAGGTCAAGGCGTCGTACGCGCCGGGCATCGGCCTCGACGGCGGCTATGCCGAACGCCTGGTGGCCCATGCCTCCACTCTTGTCCCCCTGCCCGACAACGTCTCCACGGTCCATGCGGCCGTCGCCACGGACTCGGTCGTCACGGCCTACCATGCGGTCCGCACCGAAGCTCAGGCCAAACCGGGCGATGTGATCGCTGTCGTCGGCCTGGGCGGCCTCGGCCTCAATGGAGTCCGTACGGGAGTGATCGCGGGGGCCACGGTCTACGGCGTGGACATCAACCCCGACACCTTCGAAGCGGCCCGCGCGGCGGGCGCCCGCGAGTGCTTCACCGACGTCACCGCGCTGGCGGATCTGCGGCCCGACGCCATCATCGACTTCGCGGGCGTGGGCTCCACCACGTCGGACGCGATCGATGCCGTACGCCGCCTCGGCCGCGTGGTCGTCGTCGGCCTCGGCACGAAGACCACGACGTTCTCCAACGGCAGCCTCATCCGCAAAAGCGTGGAACTCCGCGGCTCCTACGGCGCCAGCAAGGACGAATACCGCCAGGTGCTCGGCTTCATCGCGGAGGGCCGGATCACCCCGATCGTGGAAGAGATTCCCTTCGCCGACCTCAACGAGGGCCTGGACCGGCTCCGCCACGGCAAGGCCCGGGCCGCCTGGTCACCCGCCCGGGGGCCTGACCCGAGCTGGCACCATGCGGTGTCCGGCGCCAGTCCCTCTGAGCGGACAGCGAGCGTGGTCAAGGAGGTCCGCGACCCCCGGCCGTTCCCTTGGCCGGGCAGGGTGCACAGCTCTGTGACGATCGCGAACGAGGTCGTCACCATCCGGACCCCCATGGCCGCAGACATCACCGCGTGCGTGGTCCGGCCGTGA
- a CDS encoding TetR/AcrR family transcriptional regulator has translation MPSRQSSAPRYSVGQEVIFQAALECFYRHGYDGTSVRDIAKASGTTPAAMYHYYESKQDLLVDIIGRFMGQSIEVTSAAIGTENGPSAQLFAAARSHVLWNASDVVSSFVVNSEIRSLEPVNRRRVIAQRDKLQRMFDAVVEHGVAEAVFATPWPREASRAVVTMCTAVANWYKSSGELSPEEIADRYGAMALSLVGAREMNPM, from the coding sequence GTGCCGTCGAGGCAGAGTTCCGCACCTCGTTACAGCGTTGGCCAGGAAGTTATTTTTCAAGCGGCGCTGGAATGTTTTTACCGGCACGGATACGATGGCACTTCGGTACGTGATATCGCCAAGGCGTCCGGCACTACACCGGCTGCCATGTATCATTATTACGAATCGAAGCAGGATCTGCTGGTAGATATCATCGGCCGCTTTATGGGGCAGTCGATTGAGGTCACGAGTGCAGCCATCGGAACAGAGAACGGACCTTCTGCGCAACTGTTCGCCGCAGCCCGTTCGCACGTTCTGTGGAACGCATCCGACGTGGTGTCGAGTTTCGTTGTCAACAGCGAGATCCGTAGCCTTGAACCGGTCAATCGACGTCGCGTCATCGCCCAGCGGGACAAGCTGCAGCGCATGTTCGACGCGGTGGTCGAGCACGGCGTGGCCGAGGCCGTCTTTGCCACGCCCTGGCCGAGGGAGGCCAGTCGAGCCGTGGTGACCATGTGTACCGCCGTCGCCAACTGGTACAAGAGCAGCGGAGAGCTGTCGCCCGAAGAGATCGCGGACCGTTACGGCGCCATGGCTTTGTCGCTGGTGGGCGCCCGAGAGATGAATCCGATGTAG
- a CDS encoding aldehyde dehydrogenase family protein: protein MPHQWTAHFIAGRWEHEQGGRPIQVENPATGRVIGSVPEGDARHVDRAVEAARDALAGWSKWTVEDRARLLDRLAALLEERQEQMAQTVTAELGAPIKLARGLHAALPVNDVRETARALRAMEFETGVANSRVHSVPVGVVGAITPWNYPVHQVVSKIVPAIAAGCTVVLKPSELAPLSALLLARTMQEAGLPDGVLNVVNGNGPAVGQAIVDHVGVDAVSFTGSEATGRAVAQQAARTLKRITLELGGKSANVILDDADLVKAVKVGVANCFLNSGQSCNALTRLLVPFEMLAETEEIAAAAAARYVPGDPTDERTRIGPLVSARQRAQVVAAIERGVSDGAKLIAGGPQRPSGQTLETGHYVWPTVFTQVDPGSFLAQEEIFGPVLSIIGYADEADAIAIANNSRFGLGGAVWSADVDRARTAARQIHTGQVDINGGAFNPAAPFGGVKNSGYGRELGRAGIEEFLYQQSLQF, encoded by the coding sequence ATGCCGCATCAGTGGACCGCACACTTCATCGCCGGGAGGTGGGAGCACGAACAGGGCGGGCGCCCGATCCAGGTGGAGAACCCCGCCACCGGGCGGGTGATCGGGTCCGTGCCGGAGGGAGACGCCCGGCACGTGGACCGGGCCGTCGAAGCGGCCCGCGATGCTCTCGCGGGATGGTCGAAGTGGACCGTGGAGGACCGTGCCCGGCTGCTCGACCGGCTGGCCGCACTGCTGGAGGAGCGCCAGGAGCAGATGGCGCAGACGGTGACCGCGGAACTCGGTGCACCGATCAAACTGGCGCGCGGATTGCATGCCGCGCTGCCGGTGAATGACGTACGGGAGACTGCTCGCGCTCTGCGCGCGATGGAGTTCGAGACCGGGGTGGCCAACTCTCGTGTCCACTCCGTTCCCGTTGGCGTCGTTGGGGCGATCACGCCCTGGAATTACCCGGTCCACCAGGTCGTCAGCAAGATAGTCCCAGCCATCGCCGCAGGCTGCACGGTTGTGCTCAAGCCCAGTGAACTCGCCCCGCTCAGTGCGTTGCTGCTGGCCCGGACCATGCAGGAGGCCGGTCTTCCGGACGGGGTACTGAACGTCGTCAACGGCAACGGGCCGGCCGTGGGCCAGGCCATCGTGGACCATGTCGGAGTCGACGCGGTGTCGTTCACTGGGTCGGAGGCAACCGGCCGTGCGGTGGCCCAGCAGGCAGCGCGGACCTTGAAGCGCATCACCCTGGAACTCGGCGGGAAGTCCGCCAACGTCATCCTGGACGACGCTGACCTCGTCAAGGCGGTCAAAGTCGGGGTCGCCAACTGCTTCTTGAACTCCGGGCAGAGCTGTAACGCGCTGACCCGACTGCTGGTGCCCTTTGAGATGCTCGCCGAGACCGAGGAGATCGCGGCCGCGGCGGCCGCGCGGTACGTCCCCGGCGACCCGACCGACGAGCGGACCAGGATCGGGCCGCTGGTGAGCGCGCGACAGCGGGCGCAGGTCGTCGCCGCGATCGAGCGTGGCGTGTCCGATGGGGCCAAGCTCATCGCCGGGGGACCCCAGCGGCCGTCCGGGCAGACGCTGGAGACCGGGCACTATGTGTGGCCCACTGTCTTCACCCAAGTGGATCCTGGGTCCTTCCTCGCCCAGGAGGAGATCTTCGGCCCGGTGCTGTCCATCATCGGGTACGCCGACGAGGCCGATGCCATTGCCATCGCCAACAACTCCCGTTTCGGCCTCGGCGGCGCGGTCTGGTCGGCCGACGTCGACCGGGCCCGTACCGCCGCGCGGCAGATACATACCGGACAGGTCGACATCAACGGCGGGGCGTTCAACCCGGCGGCCCCGTTCGGCGGGGTCAAGAACTCCGGCTACGGCCGCGAACTGGGGCGCGCGGGTATCGAGGAGTTCCTCTACCAGCAATCCCTGCAGTTCTAG
- a CDS encoding acyl-CoA dehydrogenase family protein produces MGRTAASAIRAVRPAGTPWSRAQLLETFVGLRSTGYLGSTIAKKAGGAGLELGQFASLTEGLASSAPFLSNHSVQRFIARSGSPEAKQQVLPGLLGGTSIGAVAVTEPQGGSSLKNLRTRILPGRKTLILTGRKGWVTHAMTADIAAVLAADEQGNRVRVLVDLAAPGVVREPLRARGLRHLTFGTLLFNEVEIETWRILDEDGAAGAKAGFGVARVLVAVQAVALAFQALDQTAQYLATRTARGVRVIDLDITTQRLGALVAELQGARLLAYHAVEAVEAGHESAAALASGAKAHACAVAVRACTDLVAMCAGHGLDLGTGIADYRDDAEMLATADGTGLVNSILWGAYVKSHLAGCC; encoded by the coding sequence GTGGGCCGGACAGCCGCCAGCGCGATCCGCGCCGTTCGCCCGGCCGGCACTCCGTGGTCGCGTGCGCAACTGCTGGAGACGTTCGTCGGACTTCGATCGACCGGATACCTGGGATCGACGATCGCGAAGAAGGCGGGCGGAGCCGGCCTCGAGCTCGGTCAGTTCGCTTCGCTGACCGAAGGGCTGGCCTCTTCGGCGCCCTTCCTGTCGAACCACAGCGTCCAGCGCTTCATCGCCAGGTCCGGCAGCCCTGAGGCAAAGCAACAGGTGCTGCCCGGCCTGCTCGGCGGAACCAGCATCGGAGCCGTGGCCGTGACCGAGCCGCAGGGCGGCAGCAGCCTCAAGAACCTGCGCACCAGAATCCTCCCGGGCCGCAAGACATTGATCCTGACCGGACGCAAGGGCTGGGTGACCCACGCGATGACGGCCGACATCGCCGCCGTTCTGGCCGCTGACGAACAGGGGAACCGGGTACGGGTGCTCGTCGACCTGGCTGCCCCCGGCGTGGTGCGGGAACCGCTGCGCGCCCGCGGACTGCGTCATCTCACCTTCGGAACACTGCTGTTCAACGAGGTGGAGATCGAGACGTGGCGGATCCTCGATGAGGACGGGGCGGCCGGGGCAAAGGCCGGCTTCGGTGTGGCGCGCGTGCTGGTCGCCGTGCAGGCTGTGGCCCTCGCGTTCCAGGCGCTCGACCAGACCGCGCAGTACCTGGCGACGCGCACCGCGCGCGGCGTCCGGGTCATCGACCTGGACATCACCACCCAGCGGCTCGGCGCTCTTGTCGCCGAATTGCAGGGCGCTCGCCTGCTGGCCTACCACGCGGTCGAGGCCGTCGAAGCGGGCCATGAGTCGGCGGCGGCACTGGCCAGCGGCGCCAAGGCGCACGCCTGCGCTGTCGCCGTTCGCGCCTGTACCGACTTGGTGGCCATGTGTGCCGGACACGGTCTGGACCTCGGGACCGGTATAGCGGACTACCGCGACGACGCGGAGATGCTCGCAACCGCCGACGGGACCGGACTGGTCAACAGCATTCTCTGGGGCGCCTACGTCAAGAGCCACCTCGCCGGATGTTGCTAG